GCGCTCGCTTTTCTCCCGAAACACTCACCGCTGCCGCGGCGAGCCGGCGCGCTCTATCGATCTTCCCGATCGGCCAAAGCACCAGGGCAAGAAACCTCATGATGACGAACGGGAGGTCCAGCGTAGACGCCCTGAAGGTCTCTGGATTCGGCTCGGCGCCGTAAATCTCGAGGGCCCGCTCAAGATGCACGTTCGCATTCAGGTAATCGCCGGCGAACCAACAGGTCACCCCGCTAGTCCAATGTGCGATGACTGCAGCCACCGGCGACTCCGGTCGCCGGTTGGCGGCGCTCACTATTGCGTCCACCAGTTCCCGCATCGGCGCGATCTCGCCGTGAGTCAAGCAAGCGTTGAACAAGCCCGAATGGATAGGCGCCAGTTCGACCGGATCATTGATGTCAGCTGCGAACTGTCGGGCGCGCGTCCATGCGGCCACCGTTTCAGTCGCGCTGTGCCCAAGGCTTCCCCGCAGCGCGCGGCTATATGCAATTTGGAGATTGAGCCGGCTCATGATGCGGCCAGGCTCATCAGGCAACCCGTCAGCGATCGCGACGGCCTTGGCAAGATGTGCGACTGCTTCGGAATATGCCGAGCGCTTAAGGGCTTGCTGGCCGGCCTTATGCCACCACCCGAGCGCTACCTCGCCCAACCCCGCTTCCGTGAAATGATAGGCCAGGATTTCCGGCTCGGTCTCGCCGATGTCCGGAAACTTGTCGCGCAGGACATCGCCAATTTGCTTATGGAGCCGTAGCCGCCGGCTCTTCAGCATGCTCTCGTAGGCCGCTTCCTGAACGAGCGCATGCTTAAAGCCATAGCGTGCTTCCGGCGGCGCGCCATGGCGCATGAGCAGCTCGGCTTCTTCGAGTTGTGCCAGCGCGGCGCGCAACGTCAAATCATCGCGTCCTGCTACACATCGCAGCAGCGTAAATGAGAACTCGCGGCCAATCGCAGCGCCTATCTGCGCCACCTCCTTGACAGGCGCCAGCCGGTCGAGCCGGGCCATCAGCGAGTCCTGCAGAGTCGCGGGAATGGCGAGCGGCGGGAGCGGACTATCGAGGCGATAGCGTCCGGCATCTTTCACTAGCAGCCCGGATTCCAATATCATCTTGGTCAATTCCTCGACGAACAGCGGGATACCATCAGTCCTCTCGATGATGTGCGTCATCATTTCGCCCGGGAGCTGTCGACCGACTGCCAGCTGCTCGACTAGAGCCCGCGCGTCCTGCCGGTCAAGCCGATCCAGCCGTAGCAGGCTGACGTTCGGAAGCCCCACCCAGGGCGGCTCGAACTCGGGCCGAAAGGTCATCAGCACGAGTATCGGCAGCCCCCTGATTCGCTCGACCGTGAGATCGAACAGCTCAAGCGTCGTGGCATCGGCCCAATGCATGTCCTCGCAGACAACCAGAACGGGTTGCCGCCGTGCCAACCCTTCGAGCTGATCGAGAAGGGTGACGAATGTCTGTCGCCGTTGCTGTACTGGATTCAAGCCGAGCGGCGGATAGCGTTCGCCGGTTGCGATCGAAAGCAGAGCGGCGATGAGCGGCGTCGCTTTGGCCACCTGCTGCGTTCCAAGCGCAAGCATTGCCTCAAGCTTGTCGAGCTTTTGCTCTTGCGTGTCCTGCGACCCGATGCCGGCCGCGCGTTCAAGTTGAGCGACAAAGGGATGAAGCGCACTGTTGGTATGGTAGGGTGAGCACTGATAACGCACCCGCCGGTGTGCCCCCAATGCAGGAGTCTCTGACAGCGTTGCAACAAGGCGCGACTTGCCGATTCCGGCCTCGCCGGAAATCAACACCACTTGGCCCTGGCCCTGCCACGCCAGTTGCTGGCGCGAGAGCGCTATTTCGATCTCTGCTCTGCGGCCGACAAAGCCGATCGAGCGCCCAGTTCGCACCGCCTCGAAGCGGCTTTCCGATGCGGCTCCGCCTTCTACCGCCCAGACTGCGATGGGCTCGGAGATGCCCTTGACCTCGCGGCGGCCGAGGCTGCGAAACGTGAACAGATCGCCAAGCAGTTGGCGTGTCGAATCCGCCACGACAAGCGCCCCCGGCTCCGCCAGGCTCTGGAGCCGCGCAGCGAGGTTCGGGGTGTCGCCGACCAGCGCTCGCTCTTCGGACGTCCCTTCGCTGATGAGGTCGCCCACAACCACAAGCCCACTTGCGATCGCGACCCGCACTTCGACCCGCTGTATCGCGCGCGTTTCAAGCGGGCCTATTGCGGTGATAATGTCGAGCCCCGCCCGCACGGCGCGCTCGGCGTCATCCTCGTGCGCGCTGGGATAGCCGAAGTAAGCCAGAATTCCGTCACCCACGAACCTAGCGATAATGCCGTCATAACTAGCAATGACCCTCGCGCAGGCGGCTCGATAGGCACGGATCACCTCCCACATCTCCTCGGGATCGAGACGCGCCGAGAGTGCAGTCGATCCGACCAGGTCGCAGAACATGATGGTGAGGTGGCGTCGCTCGGCATCGCGCCGGACAGCCGGCTCGGAGACCAGTTCGGCTTGCTTGAGTTCGGCTATCGCGCGCAGCATTTTACGACGATGACCAAGCAGGACGCCTAATCTGTCGTAGTCCTGATCCGTCAGTTCGGGAAGGACAGCAAGATCAATCCCGTTCTCGGCAAAACGCAGCGCGTATTGACCAAGGCCCAGCTTCTCAAGCCAGTCCGCAATCTGCTGCATTGGCACCACCCGCTGTCTGGTTGGCGGCCAGCCCCATATTTTGGACCACAGTAACGTAAAAATATCCCAATGTTTCCTCGATGGCACGCACTGTCTGCGGCAATTCCGACGGTCCTTGTCTTACGATTGTTCCGGATGGTTCCCAGTCAAAAAATCCGCTACTCAAGAGAGCAATGAAAGAATGCAAAATCTCTGGATTGCCGGACGCGCCGTTTCACCGCGGCGCGGAACCCACTCGAAGCGTTTAGATATTCTCACTGATGCGGACACGCGCCCGATCGAGTGGATCAATGAAAGTCTCCGCCATCTCCGCTATCGGGCAACAAATGATCAGTACCATGTTACTCAGACAAGCAATTTCGATTGAACCTTTGAGCGCCGGACGATGAACCTCCGATGGGGGTCTTAGCTGGGGGCGAGCGGCACGCGCCTCAGGATCATATTTCGAATCGGGAAAATGCGGCCCGGGGCCCATGTCGGTGCCGCGTTCCCAATGCCGATAAGGGGTTCCGTTTGGATGTTCTCTCGCGCACGCGTGAACCATTTCACACGCCAAGCCTGCGCGATTTGGTACCGTTCGTCGGCACGGAGGACGCAACTATGACCCGTCATAGAATCCCTAATTGGCTTCAGACCGACCTGTTGATCATCAGTCTCTCGCTTGCAATGATTGGCGTAGGGGTCTTCATCGCTCCCTGAGAGCGCGCGCAGCGAAGCACGTTCGAATTGACTATCGAAGCGCGTTGGGCTGGTCGGTGTAGAGGATCGAACGTTCTACAGCCCTCACGTCCGGTCTACCGTTGAACGGACATCGTCACACCTGCCCTGCTCGTCCGTTTCGTGCCAGCACCGGAAGTCAATGAGTTATTCAATCACCTCGTCGGCGCGCGTGAGCACGGTTAGCGGCACCGTGAAGAAGGGCGTGGGCCAACATCCTACCGAAAAGCGATCGCACCGATCCGATCTGCTTCAGCCCGTATCTCTACCGCGCTCGCAACCGGGTCGAGCGGTTCTTCGACAGGATCAAACGATGCCGTCGGGTGGCGACGCGCTATGATAGGCTTGCCGCCAACTATCTAACCCTCGTTCAACTCGCGTCAATCAGGCTATGGCTGCGCCTTGATGAGTCCGCTCCCCTAACTAATGTCCACTCACGATCTCCGGCACCCGTCCCGCCGGCGGGGTGTTGCGGCTGCGCTGGGTGCGGACGATGCCGTCGATGATGGTCATGCCGATGCCGGGGAGGTCGCCGAGCTGCACGCTGTGCAGGATGTTCCTGCCCGGCGAATGCTGCGCCATGTCCATGATGACGAAGTCCGCCGAGCGGCCGACCTCGATGATCCCGCAATCCAGCTCACGCATCCGGGCGGTGTTGCCGGTGGCGAGGCAGAACGCGATTTCCGCCGGCAGTTCGCCGAGCGACGACAATAGCGACACCATGCGCAGGATTCCGAGCGGCTGCACGCCGGAGCCGGCCGGCGCGTCGGTGCCGAGAATGACGCGATTAAGGTCGCCCATCTCGCGCGCGATCCGCAGGGTGAACAGTGCCGAGCGTTCGTTGCCGTTGTGAACCAGCTCGAGACCGCGTTTGCAGCCTTCACAGATGCAGCGGATCTGGTCGTCGGGGAGCGCGGTGTGGCCGCCATTGATGTGACCGACCACGTCGGTGTCGGCTTCCAGCACCACGTCCTTGTCGATCAGGCCGGAGCCGGGGATCGAAGGCCCGCCGGTATGGATGGTGCTCTGGATGCCGTATTTGCGCGCCCAGCCCACCATCTTGCGCGCGGTCGGTCCGTCCTTGACGCCGCCGAGGCCGACTTCGCCGAGCAGCTTGACGCCGGCGGCGGCCAATTCCTTGAAGTCGTCCTCGACCATCTCGCATTCGATCACCGGCGCGCCGGCATGCACCTTCACGCCGCCGGGCCGCAGCGTCCAGAACGAGCGCTGCGCGAAGATCGCCATCGCCTTCAGGCCGATGACATCGCGCGGACGGCCGGGCATGTGGACTTCGCCCGCGGAGATCATGGTGGTGACGCCGCCATGCAGATAGCTGTCGATCCAGTTGATCTGGTTCTGCCGTGGCGTCCAGTCGCCGGCGACGGGATGGACGTGGCTGTCGATCAGGCCGGGGGCAACCGTGGTGCAGTTGGCATTGACGACGGTGGTGGCGCCCTCGGTGTCGACGTCCTTCAGCCGGCCGATCGCCGATATCTTGCCGTTCTCGGCCACGATGGTGTCCGCATCCAGGATCGGCTTCTCCAGGGCCCCTGACAGCAACAACCCGATATTGCGGATCACCAGCTTGCTCGGGCCGGTAGCCTGGGGTGCGTCATGGGCCATGGTTTTGTCCTTGTTGTTCAATGCCTTCGGAGCGCCGGACGCCATCTTGCCCGCGGCTTGACGCCGGGATCAAGAAGGATTATTCATTCGTATACGAATGATCGTATACAAATGATTTTGCCGCCAAACCGGCCCGCACGTCAAGGAAACTGACGATGAGCAATTTCAACCAGGAAAGCGTTTTGAGCGTCCACCACTGGACCGACACGCTGTTCTCCTTCACCACCACGCGCGATCCCTCGTTTCGTTTCAGGAACGGCGAGTTCACCATGATCGGGTTGAAGGTCGGCGAGAAGCCGCTGCTGCGCGCCTACAGCGTCGCCAGCGCCAATTACGAGGACCGGCTGGAATTCTTCTCGATCAAGGTGCAGGACGGGCCGCTGACCTCGCGCCTGCAGCACCTGAAGCAGGGCGACGAGATCATCGTCAGCCGCAAGGCCACCGGCACCCTCGTCATCGACAACCTCGAAGACGGCCGAAACCTCTACCTGATCGGCACCGGCACCGGGCTGGCGCCGTTCCTGAGCGTGATCAAGGATCCCGAGACCTATGAGCGGTTCGAGAAGGTGGTGCTGCTGCATGGCTGCCGCCGCGTCGCCGAACTCGCCTATGGCGAAATGATCACCGAGAAGTTGCCGAACGACGAGTTGATCGGCGACTACATCCGCAACCAGTTGATCTATTACCCGACCGTTACGCGCGATCCCTTCCGCAACCGCGGCCGGATCACCGACCTGATCAATTCGGGCAAGCTGTTCGGCGATATCGGGCTGGCCTCGCTCGATCCCGTGCACGACCGCGTCATGATCTGCGGCAGCCCGGCGCTGGTGACGGACACCCGCACCCTGCTCAACGGCAAGGGGTTTGTCGAAGGCAATCACGGCCAGCCGGCGCAGTTCGTGGTCGAGAAGGCATTCGCGGAGCGGTAAGGCGCTCTTTTTGGCGTGCCATTCTACTTTGCATGGGGTTGTTTTCGCGATTTTGGGTTTGGGCCGTCCTAAGGCCTGACCGCCGGTGCCTCCATCGGCATGCCTCGCGCCCGCGACATCAGGTACAGTTCGAGTTCCACCAGCTCCGGTGTGCCATAGTCATACGCCTGCGCGCGCACCCCGGTGATGCAGGCGCGGAGGCGCCGCTGCAGCGATCCCAGCGATTGCCACTCCAGCCGGTAGAGCGGATATCCCGTCGGGTGGGCCTGCGTGATCGCCGATCCGGCCAGCCGCTTGTCCCAGTTGTCGTCATGGCAGTTGGCGCAGCCGAGATTGAGCTGGCCCTGGCGCTGCATGAACAGCTCGCGTCCTTTGGCGATGAACGGTTCGAGCTGCGGATCGCTGCCGGTTTCGATCGCTTTGCCCTGCGACTGCCGGGCGACGAAGGCGGTCAGCGCCAGCAGGTCGCGGCTCTCATAGGCCAGCGGTGACGCCTGCTGATGGTTGGTGCGGCACAGGTTGATGCGCTGTTCCAGATCGACGGGACGGCCAAGCGCCTTGTCGAAAGCGGGATAATGCGCGGCGACACCCTTCATGCTGGTGCCGGCGTCGCTGTGGCAATCGGCACAGGCCTTGTCGGCGGAACCGACTTTTCGCTTCCACAGTGCTTCGCCGTCGAGCACCCAGAGCATGCCGGGATTGGCGGACTCGTCGTCCTGCATCGCCTTGGTGTCATCAGTCATGAAGCTGTAGCCGGAGCGGCGTTCGGCTTGCGGGATATCGGCGGCGCCGGCGGAACCCGCCACCAGCAGCGCGGCGAGTATGGCCCCTAGCGGTCTCATTCGACCGTGATCGAGGCGGAGCCGGTTTCGGAAAAGCCGTTGTCGCCGATCCATTCGAACTCGAACTTGC
The Bradyrhizobium sp. KBS0727 genome window above contains:
- the soxA gene encoding sulfur oxidation c-type cytochrome SoxA; the encoded protein is MRPLGAILAALLVAGSAGAADIPQAERRSGYSFMTDDTKAMQDDESANPGMLWVLDGEALWKRKVGSADKACADCHSDAGTSMKGVAAHYPAFDKALGRPVDLEQRINLCRTNHQQASPLAYESRDLLALTAFVARQSQGKAIETGSDPQLEPFIAKGRELFMQRQGQLNLGCANCHDDNWDKRLAGSAITQAHPTGYPLYRLEWQSLGSLQRRLRACITGVRAQAYDYGTPELVELELYLMSRARGMPMEAPAVRP
- a CDS encoding adenylate/guanylate cyclase domain-containing protein — encoded protein: MQQIADWLEKLGLGQYALRFAENGIDLAVLPELTDQDYDRLGVLLGHRRKMLRAIAELKQAELVSEPAVRRDAERRHLTIMFCDLVGSTALSARLDPEEMWEVIRAYRAACARVIASYDGIIARFVGDGILAYFGYPSAHEDDAERAVRAGLDIITAIGPLETRAIQRVEVRVAIASGLVVVGDLISEGTSEERALVGDTPNLAARLQSLAEPGALVVADSTRQLLGDLFTFRSLGRREVKGISEPIAVWAVEGGAASESRFEAVRTGRSIGFVGRRAEIEIALSRQQLAWQGQGQVVLISGEAGIGKSRLVATLSETPALGAHRRVRYQCSPYHTNSALHPFVAQLERAAGIGSQDTQEQKLDKLEAMLALGTQQVAKATPLIAALLSIATGERYPPLGLNPVQQRRQTFVTLLDQLEGLARRQPVLVVCEDMHWADATTLELFDLTVERIRGLPILVLMTFRPEFEPPWVGLPNVSLLRLDRLDRQDARALVEQLAVGRQLPGEMMTHIIERTDGIPLFVEELTKMILESGLLVKDAGRYRLDSPLPPLAIPATLQDSLMARLDRLAPVKEVAQIGAAIGREFSFTLLRCVAGRDDLTLRAALAQLEEAELLMRHGAPPEARYGFKHALVQEAAYESMLKSRRLRLHKQIGDVLRDKFPDIGETEPEILAYHFTEAGLGEVALGWWHKAGQQALKRSAYSEAVAHLAKAVAIADGLPDEPGRIMSRLNLQIAYSRALRGSLGHSATETVAAWTRARQFAADINDPVELAPIHSGLFNACLTHGEIAPMRELVDAIVSAANRRPESPVAAVIAHWTSGVTCWFAGDYLNANVHLERALEIYGAEPNPETFRASTLDLPFVIMRFLALVLWPIGKIDRARRLAAAAVSVSGEKRALSQANALVHKAVFDGLCGGMLQQTETILALALAREHTMPLYVAAGTYLNGLAKWRAGQMEGLIEMRRGWTLLNENDCYLCEPFWGMHVALANAEAGQLETGLEIVRELITWTKQSGQHWLDAELHRVQGELLMRCDPPNDSMIEDAFNRALEIARVQQTKTFELRSALGLVRLYVRNGRAAPVCELLGPILVDLETGQYLPEREEAEMLLRRRHIK
- a CDS encoding amidohydrolase family protein; protein product: MAHDAPQATGPSKLVIRNIGLLLSGALEKPILDADTIVAENGKISAIGRLKDVDTEGATTVVNANCTTVAPGLIDSHVHPVAGDWTPRQNQINWIDSYLHGGVTTMISAGEVHMPGRPRDVIGLKAMAIFAQRSFWTLRPGGVKVHAGAPVIECEMVEDDFKELAAAGVKLLGEVGLGGVKDGPTARKMVGWARKYGIQSTIHTGGPSIPGSGLIDKDVVLEADTDVVGHINGGHTALPDDQIRCICEGCKRGLELVHNGNERSALFTLRIAREMGDLNRVILGTDAPAGSGVQPLGILRMVSLLSSLGELPAEIAFCLATGNTARMRELDCGIIEVGRSADFVIMDMAQHSPGRNILHSVQLGDLPGIGMTIIDGIVRTQRSRNTPPAGRVPEIVSGH
- a CDS encoding ferredoxin--NADP reductase, producing MSNFNQESVLSVHHWTDTLFSFTTTRDPSFRFRNGEFTMIGLKVGEKPLLRAYSVASANYEDRLEFFSIKVQDGPLTSRLQHLKQGDEIIVSRKATGTLVIDNLEDGRNLYLIGTGTGLAPFLSVIKDPETYERFEKVVLLHGCRRVAELAYGEMITEKLPNDELIGDYIRNQLIYYPTVTRDPFRNRGRITDLINSGKLFGDIGLASLDPVHDRVMICGSPALVTDTRTLLNGKGFVEGNHGQPAQFVVEKAFAER